Proteins encoded within one genomic window of Trichoderma asperellum chromosome 2, complete sequence:
- a CDS encoding uncharacterized protein (EggNog:ENOG41) — protein sequence MQPSTRPLTHQRSPMSSSASSALPGRQSHARTNSHSHSLLAGALNPTHRITRRKSITTPGANVAALAAAIRESEQGGAIPIASGGRRNTITKHTTARAGLIDSLPSPPASLPNKSALLDAKREAQESAIDDESNELSGDEAAAKFDQARIRRASDGQPLTKDGKKSNRVEVRCETCGKGYKHSSCLTKHLWEHTPEWSYTSKLLISKHQQVQLLEAASVLVAMNGNPDERSVTPPDSARDFASEPETASPAASGYSEQADGRSSADTTPPPTAEDGPTFDTTAYREKRFSSGSVFSRSFQSPQPQNPLIRGSIPNVNGFDHVRSGSIDVRPDAMIGEDDHELAAAVELLSCSFGSNSGSRNVVTTLAEDAPPVPPVPAQFLDQAASFVSTGFINSYPSRQPESFTRGEMRRGSEDVKMEDSEDDFDMRSRARSDEDDDGVFGRMEE from the exons ATGCAGCCTTCCACGAGGCCATTGACGCACCAGCGTTCTCCCATGTCCAGCTCCGCATCCTCGGCCCTCCCCGGCCGCCAGTCCCACGCCCGAACCAACTCGCACTCGCACTCCCTCCTCGCCGGTGCCCTCAATCCGACACACCGAATAACTCGCCGAAAGTCAATCACCACTCCGGGCGCCAATGTAGCTGCTCTGGCCGCCGCGATTCGAGAGAGCGAGCAGGGCGGCGCTATTCCGATTGCAAGCGGGGGCAGGCGGAACACCATCACCAAGCACACCACCGCCCGGGCTGGCCTGATTGACAGCCTGCCCTCACCACCTGCCAGCCTGCCCAACAAATCAGCGCTGCTGGATGCGAAGCGAGAAGCCCAAGAGAGCGCCATCGACGACGAGTCCAACGAGCTTTCAGGCGATGAGGCAGCCGCCAAATTCGACCAAGCCCGCATAAGACGAGCCAGTGACGGTCAACCTCTTACCAAGgatggcaagaagagcaaccGCGTAGAAGTTCGCTGCGAAACTTGCGGCAAAGGCTACAAGCACAGCAGCTGTTTGACGAAGCACCT ATGGGAACACACTCCTGAGTGGTCCTACACCTCCAAGTTGCTCATCTCAAAGCACCAGCAGGTGCAACTGCTTGAAGCAGCATCTGTCTTGGTAGCTATGAACGGCAACCCCGACGAGAGATCAGTCACTCCTCCAGACTCTGCCAGAGACTTCGCGAGCGAGCCGGAGACGGCATCGCCCGCTGCCTCAGGCTACTCGGAGCAAGCTGATGGTCGGAGTTCCGCCGATACTACCCCACCGCCGACCGCCGAGGATGGCCCTACCTTCGATACCACCGCATATCGTGAGAAGCGCTTTAGCTCTGGCAGCGTATTTTCACGAAGCTTCCAGTCCCCGCAGCCGCAGAACCCTCTTATCCGCGGCAGCATCCCCAACGTAAACGGATTCGACCATGTTCGCAGTGGCAGCATCGATGTGCGACCAGATGCTATGATTGGCGAGGACGATCATGAATTGGCCGCCGCTGTCGAGTTATTGagctgcagctttggcagcaacagcggctCGCGAAACGTTGTAACAACACTTGCTGAGGACGCGCCACCTGTGCCTCCCGTCCCAGCTCAATTTTTGGACCAAGCTGCCTCCTTTGTAAGCACCGGCTTCATCAACAGCTACCCCAGCAGACAGCCAGAAAGCTTCACCCGTGGTGAGATGCGTCGCGGAAGTGAAGACGTCAAGATGGAGGACAGCGAAGACGATTTCGACATGCGGTCTCGCGCCCGcagcgacgaagatgacgacggaGTTTTTGGCCGCATGGAGGAATAA